Proteins encoded together in one Roseibacterium elongatum DSM 19469 window:
- a CDS encoding ABC transporter permease: MVSYILKRILQSVLVLLIVGLVAFAMFRFVGDPIDTMLGQERTMQDIERLRESLGLNKPFFVQYWDFLVRAVQGDLGISYRQGRPVAEIIAERLPATLELAAVSGLFAMVFGIVFGIFTAIRRDGFAANTIMTLSLIGVSLPTFLIGVLLIYVFAVELSWLPSFGRGDVVQVGGWSTGFLTQSGLVALILPSITLGLYQMTLIMRLVRSEMLEVMRADYIRFARARGLKDRAIHFRHALKNTLVPVITVTGLQLGSIIAFAIITETVFQWPGVGLLFINAIQFVDIPVMAAYLMLISVMFVAINLVVDLLYVAIDPRLRT; this comes from the coding sequence ATGGTCAGCTACATCCTCAAACGCATTCTTCAATCGGTGCTGGTTCTTCTGATCGTGGGGCTGGTGGCCTTTGCGATGTTCCGCTTCGTGGGCGACCCGATCGACACGATGCTGGGGCAGGAACGCACGATGCAGGATATCGAGCGGCTGCGCGAAAGCCTGGGGCTGAACAAGCCATTCTTCGTGCAATACTGGGATTTCCTGGTGCGCGCCGTGCAGGGCGATCTGGGCATCTCGTACCGTCAGGGGCGGCCCGTCGCCGAGATCATCGCCGAACGGCTGCCCGCCACGCTGGAACTGGCGGCCGTGTCGGGCCTGTTCGCCATGGTGTTCGGCATCGTCTTCGGCATTTTCACCGCGATCCGGCGCGACGGGTTTGCCGCCAACACGATCATGACCCTGTCGCTGATCGGCGTGTCGCTGCCCACCTTTCTGATCGGCGTGCTGCTGATCTACGTCTTCGCGGTGGAACTGTCCTGGCTGCCCAGTTTCGGGCGCGGCGACGTGGTGCAGGTGGGCGGCTGGTCCACCGGGTTCCTGACGCAATCGGGGCTGGTCGCCCTGATCCTGCCATCGATCACGCTGGGGCTTTACCAGATGACGCTGATCATGCGGCTGGTGCGCTCCGAGATGCTCGAGGTCATGCGCGCCGATTACATCCGCTTTGCGCGCGCCCGCGGCCTCAAGGACCGCGCGATCCATTTCCGCCACGCGCTCAAGAATACGCTGGTGCCCGTCATCACCGTGACCGGCCTGCAACTGGGCTCGATCATCGCCTTCGCCATCATCACCGAAACGGTATTCCAATGGCCGGGCGTCGGGCTGCTGTTCATCAATGCGATCCAGTTCGTCGACATCCCGGTCATGGCCGCCTACCTGATGCTGATCTCGGTGATGTTCGTCGCCATCAACCTGGTCGTCGATCTGCTCTATGTCGCGATCGACCCGCGGCTGAGAACGTGA
- a CDS encoding zinc ABC transporter substrate-binding protein — MSRKLASLSVAATLLGGTAMADVPSVAVDIAPIHSLVARVMDGVGEPNLILPPGASPHEYNLRPSEADALQNADVVIWMGDSLAPWMTSAVRVLAEGAGVLTLLEAEETTLLPFREGALFEAHSHGDEDHDHDHDDHADDDHDHEDHADAAHDHDDHGHDDHDHDDDHAHDDEHADEEHADADGHDHGHDHGAFDPHAWLSPANAAAWLNLIAAELSAADPENAGAYFANAAAAQAELEAVSAEVTELLDPVRGGNFIVFHDAYQYFETAFDFPASGAISLGDAQDPSPARIAEIQERVRDAGVQCVLAEPQFDPGLVATVLEGTEANTGVIDPLGVDLDVGPTLYPQLMRNLATTLAECLSAA; from the coding sequence ATGTCCAGAAAGCTTGCCTCCCTATCCGTAGCGGCCACCCTGTTGGGCGGCACGGCGATGGCCGATGTGCCCAGTGTCGCCGTCGACATCGCACCGATCCATTCCCTCGTGGCGCGCGTGATGGACGGGGTCGGCGAACCGAACCTGATCCTGCCGCCGGGGGCCTCGCCGCACGAATACAACCTGCGCCCGTCCGAGGCCGACGCATTGCAGAACGCGGATGTCGTGATCTGGATGGGCGACAGCCTGGCGCCCTGGATGACCAGCGCCGTGCGCGTGCTGGCCGAGGGGGCCGGGGTTCTGACCCTGCTGGAAGCGGAGGAAACGACCTTGCTGCCGTTCCGCGAAGGGGCCCTGTTCGAGGCGCATTCGCATGGCGATGAAGATCATGACCACGATCATGACGACCACGCGGACGACGATCATGACCACGAAGATCACGCAGATGCGGCGCATGATCACGACGACCACGGGCATGACGACCATGATCACGACGATGACCACGCGCATGACGACGAGCACGCCGATGAGGAGCATGCCGACGCCGATGGGCACGACCACGGCCATGACCACGGGGCGTTCGACCCCCACGCATGGCTGTCTCCCGCGAATGCGGCGGCATGGCTGAACCTGATCGCGGCCGAATTGTCCGCGGCCGATCCCGAGAATGCCGGGGCCTATTTCGCGAATGCCGCGGCGGCGCAAGCGGAACTCGAGGCCGTGTCGGCCGAGGTCACCGAACTCCTCGACCCGGTGCGCGGTGGCAATTTCATCGTTTTCCATGACGCGTACCAGTATTTCGAGACGGCCTTCGATTTCCCGGCCTCCGGCGCCATTTCGCTGGGCGACGCGCAAGATCCCAGCCCGGCGCGGATCGCCGAGATACAGGAGCGCGTCCGCGACGCAGGGGTTCAGTGTGTCCTGGCGGAACCGCAATTCGACCCCGGCCTTGTGGCCACCGTTCTAGAGGGCACCGAGGCGAATACAGGGGTGATCGACCCGCTGGGTGTCGATCTTGACGTCGGGCCGACGCTGTACCCGCAATTGATGCGGAACCTGGCCACAACCCTGGCCGAGTGCCTGTCAGCGGCGTGA
- a CDS encoding metal ABC transporter permease encodes MLDDFMTRATLAGIGVAFAAAPLGCFVVWRRMAYFGDATAHAAILGVALSLALQISIFAGALAVALLMALTVTVLAGRGYAMDTLLGVLAHAALAFGLVAVSFISGVRFDLMAYLFGDILAVSRGDLVVIWGGAALVVALIVWRWAALLTSTLSPELAYASGLDPKREQLVLTISLAITVAVAIKVVGVLLIAAMLIIPAAAARGLARTPEAMAMIAAAIGAISAVTGLQGAYLFDTPAGPTIVCVAAIIFAVLNLFGWRSRSGA; translated from the coding sequence ATGCTCGACGATTTCATGACCCGCGCCACCCTTGCGGGGATCGGGGTGGCCTTTGCCGCGGCGCCGCTGGGCTGTTTCGTGGTCTGGCGCCGGATGGCCTATTTTGGCGATGCGACGGCCCATGCCGCCATTCTGGGGGTCGCGTTGTCGCTGGCGCTCCAGATCTCGATCTTTGCCGGGGCGCTGGCCGTGGCCCTGCTCATGGCGCTGACCGTGACGGTGCTGGCCGGGCGAGGCTATGCGATGGACACGCTGCTGGGTGTGCTTGCGCATGCCGCCCTGGCCTTCGGCTTGGTGGCGGTGTCGTTCATCTCGGGCGTGCGGTTCGATCTGATGGCCTATCTGTTCGGCGATATCCTGGCGGTGTCGCGCGGGGATCTGGTGGTGATCTGGGGCGGCGCGGCCCTGGTCGTTGCGCTGATCGTCTGGCGCTGGGCGGCGCTCTTGACCTCGACCCTCAGTCCCGAACTGGCCTATGCCAGCGGTCTCGATCCCAAGCGCGAACAACTGGTCCTGACGATTTCGCTGGCCATCACGGTGGCCGTCGCCATCAAGGTGGTGGGGGTGCTGCTGATCGCGGCCATGCTGATCATCCCGGCCGCCGCCGCCCGTGGCCTGGCCCGGACGCCCGAGGCCATGGCGATGATCGCCGCCGCGATCGGGGCGATTTCGGCCGTGACCGGCCTGCAGGGGGCTTATCTGTTCGACACGCCGGCCGGCCCGACCATCGTCTGCGTGGCCGCGATCATTTTCGCGGTGCTGAACCTGTTTGGATGGCGCAGCCGCAGCGGGGCCTGA
- a CDS encoding Fur family transcriptional regulator: protein MSAESAVPLGFEKHDHMTCVAEALSAAEARCAEEGLRLTPVRRKVLELLLQEHRALGAYAILDLLRGAGFGSQPPVAYRALDFLSEHGFVHRIERLNAFVACAHPTEQHSPAFMICRICGAVAETPASPGKGAFAAAARAAGFQIEKTVFEAEGICPACAEKADA from the coding sequence ATGTCCGCCGAAAGCGCGGTTCCCCTCGGGTTCGAAAAGCATGACCACATGACCTGCGTCGCCGAGGCCCTGTCCGCAGCCGAGGCGCGCTGCGCCGAGGAAGGCCTGCGCCTGACGCCGGTGCGTCGCAAGGTGCTGGAGTTGCTGCTGCAAGAGCATCGTGCGCTGGGGGCCTATGCCATTCTGGATCTGCTGCGCGGGGCGGGGTTCGGCTCGCAGCCGCCGGTGGCCTATCGCGCCCTCGATTTCCTGTCGGAACATGGTTTCGTGCACCGGATCGAGCGCCTGAATGCCTTTGTCGCCTGCGCCCATCCCACCGAGCAGCATTCGCCGGCCTTCATGATTTGCCGGATCTGCGGCGCGGTGGCCGAAACGCCCGCCTCGCCCGGCAAAGGGGCCTTTGCCGCCGCCGCCCGCGCCGCGGGGTTTCAGATCGAGAAAACGGTGTTCGAGGCCGAGGGCATTTGCCCGGCCTGCGCCGAGAAAGCAGATGCATGA
- the cobD gene encoding threonine-phosphate decarboxylase CobD — MRDHGGDLDRARATYGGADWIDLSTGINPVPYPMPDLPHHAIAALPTAQDIAALEGAAARAYGTGAQVAALAGAQGAIQLVPRLRPVRRAAVLSPSYNEHAASLSAQGWEVEAVASPTDMAGADLAVVVNPNNPDGRCWTPEEMAALADRVGLLVVDESFADPHPELSLAPRLAHMGERAIVLRSFGKFYGLAGLRLGFAIGGTETVAAIRALAGPWAVSGPAIVAGTAALTDATWRAACCARLADDSARLDALAVAAGWGLVGGTALFRTYDAGNARAAQERLARAAIWTRIFPYSDGWIRLGLPGSEAAWQRLRAALPGAT, encoded by the coding sequence ATGCGCGACCACGGCGGCGATCTGGACAGGGCGCGCGCGACCTATGGCGGGGCCGACTGGATCGATCTGTCGACCGGGATCAACCCGGTGCCGTACCCGATGCCGGACCTGCCGCATCACGCAATCGCCGCCCTGCCCACCGCGCAGGATATCGCCGCGCTCGAGGGCGCGGCGGCCCGCGCCTATGGCACCGGGGCGCAGGTGGCGGCGCTGGCCGGGGCGCAGGGGGCCATCCAGCTGGTGCCCCGCCTGCGGCCGGTCCGGCGGGCCGCCGTGCTGTCGCCCAGCTACAACGAACATGCCGCGTCGCTGAGCGCCCAGGGCTGGGAGGTGGAGGCGGTGGCGTCACCCACCGACATGGCCGGGGCCGATCTGGCGGTGGTGGTAAACCCCAACAACCCCGATGGGCGGTGTTGGACGCCGGAGGAGATGGCCGCCCTGGCCGACCGGGTCGGGCTGTTGGTGGTGGATGAGAGTTTCGCCGACCCGCACCCCGAATTATCGCTTGCGCCGCGACTGGCGCACATGGGCGAACGGGCGATCGTGCTGCGGTCCTTCGGCAAGTTCTACGGTCTGGCCGGGCTGCGGCTGGGCTTTGCCATTGGGGGGACCGAGACCGTGGCCGCGATCCGTGCGCTGGCCGGGCCATGGGCCGTCAGCGGCCCGGCGATCGTGGCAGGGACGGCGGCGCTGACCGATGCCACATGGCGCGCGGCCTGCTGCGCGCGGTTGGCGGATGACAGCGCTCGACTGGATGCGCTGGCCGTGGCGGCGGGGTGGGGCCTTGTCGGCGGTACGGCGCTGTTTCGGACCTATGACGCGGGCAATGCCCGCGCCGCGCAGGAGCGTCTGGCCCGAGCCGCGATCTGGACACGCATCTTCCCCTATAGCGATGGCTGGATCCGCCTCGGCCTGCCGGGCAGCGAGGCGGCATGGCAGCGCCTGCGCGCGGCGCTGCCGGGGGCGACCTGA
- a CDS encoding metal ABC transporter ATP-binding protein — protein MSLISVKDLSVAYGANRVLRHVDLTLEPGEIVTIVGPNGSGKTSLLRAIIGATPVSDGKITLKPGLKIGYVPQRLHIDPTLPITVDRFMRLTDPVSRDRCKAALTKAGVPDLLTRQMSQLSGGQFQRVLLARALINQPDVLLLDEATQGLDQPGSAAFYQQIEAVRRETGCAVVMISHELHVVMSASDRVICLNGHVCCEGTPAVVASAPEYRALFGTGTGGALALYRHEHDHGHDHDHPQSHEAAE, from the coding sequence ATGAGCCTGATCAGTGTCAAGGACCTGAGCGTCGCCTATGGTGCGAACCGCGTGCTGCGCCATGTGGACCTGACCCTCGAACCGGGGGAGATCGTCACCATCGTGGGGCCGAACGGGTCGGGCAAGACCAGCCTCTTGCGCGCCATCATCGGGGCCACGCCGGTCAGCGACGGCAAGATCACCCTGAAGCCGGGGCTGAAGATCGGCTACGTGCCGCAGCGTCTGCATATCGACCCGACCTTGCCGATCACGGTCGACCGTTTCATGCGCCTGACCGACCCCGTGTCGCGCGACCGATGCAAGGCGGCGCTGACCAAGGCGGGCGTGCCCGACCTGCTGACACGGCAGATGTCGCAGCTGTCGGGCGGGCAGTTCCAGCGCGTCCTGCTGGCGCGGGCGCTGATCAACCAGCCCGATGTCCTGCTGCTTGACGAGGCGACGCAGGGGCTGGATCAACCCGGATCGGCGGCCTTCTACCAACAGATCGAGGCCGTGCGCCGCGAGACCGGCTGTGCCGTCGTCATGATCAGCCACGAGTTGCACGTGGTCATGAGCGCGTCCGACCGCGTCATCTGTCTGAACGGTCATGTCTGTTGCGAGGGCACGCCCGCGGTCGTCGCTTCGGCACCGGAGTATCGGGCGCTGTTCGGCACCGGGACCGGGGGGGCCTTGGCGCTCTATCGGCACGAGCATGACCACGGCCACGACCACGACCACCCGCAAAGCCACGAGGCCGCCGAATAA
- a CDS encoding ABC transporter ATP-binding protein → MSLLEIENLTVEFPTRRQTFVAVKDAHLTVEPGQIHGLVGESGAGKSTIGAAVMGLLERPGRIAGGLIRFRGEEISGLDAEAMQALRGKKISMIFQDPLTSLNPLFTVKQQLVETIRAHLDLSEDAAEARAVELIDRVGIPNPQERVNQYPHQFSGGMRQRVVIALALCSEPDVIIADEPTTALDVSIQAQILDLIKELARERQVGVILITHDMGVIADTTDKVTVMYQGEVVESGATGDVLGRPQHPYTKSLIAAVPRPTIKLARFPLISYGGRVTEFHIEDLARSWPTDASERGKPLIEAEGITKTFLSKGAILPSRRQYFTAVDQARFEIRQGEVFGLVGESGSGKSTIARMIAGLYPVDGGAVRYRGQDVTAGKSGVPDWYRREIQMIFQDPYSSLNPRMRVDSIVAEPARHHGILSGPALKARVDELLDRVGLGAEAGLKYPHEFSGGQRQRISIARALATQPKFLICDEPTSALDVSIQAQILNILKDLQEHLNLTMLFISHDLPVVRQMCDRVGVMKDGKLVEVAETETLFSRPQHAYTQHLLSLMPRLDGLSDEGLNVA, encoded by the coding sequence ATGTCCCTGCTGGAAATCGAGAACCTGACGGTCGAGTTTCCGACCCGCCGCCAGACCTTTGTCGCAGTCAAGGATGCGCATCTGACAGTCGAGCCCGGCCAGATCCACGGCCTTGTCGGCGAAAGCGGCGCGGGCAAATCCACCATCGGCGCGGCGGTCATGGGCCTGCTGGAACGCCCAGGCCGCATTGCCGGCGGCCTGATCCGGTTCCGGGGCGAGGAGATCTCGGGCCTTGATGCCGAGGCGATGCAGGCGCTGCGGGGCAAGAAGATCTCGATGATCTTTCAGGACCCGCTGACCTCGCTCAATCCGCTGTTCACGGTCAAACAGCAACTGGTCGAGACCATCCGCGCGCATCTGGACCTGTCCGAGGACGCGGCCGAGGCCCGGGCGGTCGAGTTGATCGACCGCGTCGGCATCCCCAACCCGCAGGAGCGGGTGAACCAGTATCCGCACCAGTTTTCGGGCGGGATGCGGCAGCGCGTGGTGATCGCGCTGGCGCTGTGCTCGGAACCTGACGTGATCATCGCGGACGAGCCGACCACCGCGCTGGACGTGTCGATCCAGGCGCAGATCCTCGACCTGATCAAGGAACTGGCGCGCGAGCGGCAGGTGGGCGTGATCCTGATCACCCATGACATGGGCGTGATCGCCGACACCACCGACAAGGTCACGGTGATGTATCAGGGCGAGGTCGTCGAAAGCGGCGCGACGGGTGATGTTCTGGGCCGCCCCCAGCACCCCTATACCAAGTCGCTGATCGCCGCCGTCCCGCGGCCAACGATCAAGCTGGCGCGCTTTCCGCTGATCTCTTACGGCGGGCGCGTGACCGAGTTCCATATCGAGGACCTTGCGCGCAGCTGGCCCACCGACGCCTCGGAACGCGGCAAGCCGCTGATCGAGGCCGAGGGCATCACCAAGACTTTCCTGTCCAAGGGCGCGATCCTGCCCTCTCGCCGGCAATATTTCACCGCCGTCGACCAGGCCCGGTTCGAGATCCGCCAGGGCGAGGTGTTCGGCCTTGTCGGGGAAAGCGGCTCGGGCAAGTCGACCATCGCGCGGATGATCGCGGGGCTGTACCCGGTGGATGGCGGCGCGGTGCGCTACCGTGGGCAGGACGTGACCGCCGGCAAATCGGGGGTGCCCGACTGGTATCGACGCGAGATTCAGATGATCTTTCAGGATCCCTATTCGTCGCTCAACCCGCGCATGCGGGTGGACTCGATCGTCGCCGAACCCGCGCGGCATCACGGCATCCTGTCGGGGCCTGCCCTGAAGGCACGCGTGGACGAATTGCTGGACCGTGTCGGCCTGGGCGCCGAGGCGGGGCTGAAATACCCGCACGAGTTCTCGGGCGGGCAGCGGCAGCGCATTTCCATCGCGCGGGCTCTTGCGACGCAGCCCAAGTTCCTGATCTGCGACGAACCGACCAGCGCGCTGGACGTGTCGATCCAGGCGCAGATCCTCAATATCCTCAAGGATCTGCAGGAACATCTGAACCTGACCATGCTGTTCATCAGCCACGACCTGCCCGTGGTGCGCCAGATGTGCGACCGCGTCGGCGTGATGAAGGACGGCAAGCTGGTCGAGGTGGCCGAAACCGAGACGCTGTTCAGCCGCCCGCAACATGCCTATACGCAGCATCTCCTGTCGTTGATGCCGCGCCTCGACGGTCTGTCGGACGAAGGGCTGAACGTCGCCTGA
- a CDS encoding ABC transporter substrate-binding protein, producing MTFRVAAFGAALLATTALTAAEVSAETLRWARAAEALTLDPHSQNEGPTTTLMHQIYEPLIVRNHAGEMEAGLATSWEPSEDDPNVWVFTLREGVTFHGGEEFDSADAVFSIERAMTETSNFKELLSSVSEVRATGPYTLEIVTDGPNPLLPNNLTNIMMMDQGWAEANNAEAVQDYAAGEDTYAARNTNGTGPYVLQSREADVRTVLSANPDYWGVGEFPLAVSEIIFTPIQNPATRVAALLTGEVDFIQDVPVQDLQRVNDADGMEVITAPQNRVIFFGMNVGAEDLELDNVDGANPFADLRVRQAIDIAINREAIQQVVMRGQSEPAGVIMPPPVNGWTEELDAYPAYDIEAANALMEEAGYGDGFSVQLDCPNDRYINDEAICQATVGMLAQIGITANLSALPRAQHFPLIANGETDFYMLGWGVPTYDSEYIFNFLYHTRGEGRGSWNGTNFSDAEMDEMIVSLASEVDLDARDATIAQLWEMAEEELIYIPVHNQILNWGISDGWSTLVDADDSVKFKYFEAE from the coding sequence ATGACCTTTCGTGTAGCCGCCTTCGGTGCGGCGCTGCTGGCCACCACGGCGCTGACCGCAGCCGAGGTTTCGGCCGAGACGCTGCGTTGGGCACGGGCCGCCGAGGCGCTGACCCTCGATCCGCATTCGCAGAACGAAGGCCCGACGACGACGCTGATGCACCAGATCTACGAGCCGTTGATCGTGCGCAACCATGCCGGCGAAATGGAAGCCGGCCTCGCCACCAGCTGGGAACCGTCCGAAGACGATCCCAATGTCTGGGTCTTCACCCTGCGCGAAGGCGTGACCTTCCACGGCGGCGAAGAGTTCGACAGCGCCGACGCGGTGTTCTCGATCGAACGCGCGATGACGGAAACCTCGAACTTCAAGGAACTGCTCAGCTCGGTCTCCGAGGTGCGCGCAACCGGCCCCTACACGCTGGAAATCGTCACCGACGGTCCGAACCCGCTGCTGCCCAACAACCTGACCAACATCATGATGATGGATCAGGGCTGGGCCGAGGCGAACAACGCCGAGGCGGTGCAGGATTACGCCGCAGGCGAAGACACCTATGCCGCGCGCAACACCAACGGCACCGGCCCCTACGTGCTGCAAAGCCGCGAGGCCGATGTGCGCACCGTACTCAGCGCCAATCCCGACTACTGGGGCGTGGGTGAGTTTCCGTTGGCCGTCAGCGAGATCATCTTCACCCCGATCCAGAACCCGGCCACTCGCGTCGCGGCCCTGCTGACCGGCGAGGTGGATTTCATCCAGGACGTGCCGGTCCAGGATTTGCAGCGCGTCAACGACGCCGACGGGATGGAGGTGATCACCGCACCGCAGAACCGCGTGATCTTTTTCGGCATGAATGTCGGCGCCGAGGATCTGGAGCTGGACAATGTCGATGGGGCAAACCCCTTCGCCGATCTCCGGGTGCGTCAGGCCATCGACATCGCGATCAACCGCGAGGCCATCCAGCAGGTCGTGATGCGCGGCCAGTCGGAGCCCGCGGGCGTGATCATGCCGCCCCCGGTCAACGGTTGGACCGAAGAGCTTGACGCCTACCCCGCCTATGACATCGAAGCGGCCAACGCCCTGATGGAAGAGGCCGGCTATGGCGACGGTTTCTCGGTGCAACTCGACTGCCCGAACGATCGCTACATCAACGACGAGGCGATCTGCCAGGCCACCGTCGGCATGCTGGCGCAAATCGGCATCACCGCGAACCTGTCGGCCCTGCCCCGCGCGCAGCACTTCCCGCTGATCGCGAATGGCGAAACCGACTTCTATATGCTGGGCTGGGGTGTTCCGACCTATGACTCGGAATACATCTTCAACTTCCTCTACCACACCCGTGGCGAGGGGCGCGGCAGCTGGAACGGCACCAATTTCTCGGATGCCGAGATGGACGAGATGATCGTGTCGCTGGCCTCCGAGGTCGATCTCGACGCCCGCGACGCCACCATCGCGCAGCTTTGGGAAATGGCCGAGGAAGAGTTGATCTACATCCCCGTCCACAACCAGATCCTGAACTGGGGCATATCGGACGGCTGGAGCACGCTTGTGGATGCCGACGACTCGGTGAAATTCAAATATTTCGAAGCCGAGTGA
- the cbiB gene encoding adenosylcobinamide-phosphate synthase CbiB: MSFAAAMALALVIDACLGWPDRLYARIGHPVTWIGAVISALETRLNHGPDRRRRVWGGVTVAIVLAVSILPAIWVQSVLPDGWGGVILAGILGWPLIASRALHDYVAAVSRPLASGDLAGARAAVAMLVSRDPKGLDAAAVARAGVESLAENTSDGVVAPLFWGAILGLPGLAGYKAVNTLDSMIGYRNDRYEDFGKVAARMDDALNLIPARLTGLIFVLVSGQRRRAWSVMLRDAGQHRSPNAGWPEAAMAGALGIRVSGPRVYDARVVQEPWVNAGAPDPDAEDMARGLALYLRAMVLCGAGLVTLAWIGG; encoded by the coding sequence ATGAGTTTTGCCGCTGCGATGGCGCTTGCACTGGTGATCGACGCCTGTCTCGGCTGGCCCGATCGCCTCTACGCCCGTATCGGGCATCCGGTGACGTGGATCGGGGCGGTGATCTCGGCGCTCGAGACGCGGCTCAATCATGGCCCCGACCGGCGGCGGCGCGTCTGGGGGGGCGTTACCGTCGCGATCGTACTGGCGGTGTCGATCCTGCCCGCGATCTGGGTCCAGAGCGTTCTGCCGGACGGGTGGGGCGGGGTGATCCTGGCCGGAATACTGGGCTGGCCGTTGATCGCGTCGCGGGCGTTGCACGACTATGTCGCCGCCGTATCGCGGCCGCTGGCGTCGGGCGATCTGGCCGGGGCGCGGGCCGCGGTCGCCATGCTCGTCAGCCGTGATCCCAAGGGGCTGGATGCCGCAGCGGTGGCACGGGCCGGCGTCGAAAGCCTTGCTGAAAACACCTCGGACGGGGTTGTGGCCCCGCTGTTCTGGGGGGCGATCCTGGGCTTGCCCGGGCTGGCCGGGTACAAGGCGGTCAACACGCTCGACTCGATGATCGGCTATCGCAACGACCGCTACGAGGATTTCGGAAAGGTCGCCGCGCGTATGGATGACGCGCTGAATCTGATCCCGGCGCGGCTGACGGGGCTGATCTTCGTGCTGGTATCGGGGCAGAGGCGCAGGGCCTGGTCTGTCATGCTGCGCGATGCGGGCCAGCACCGGTCGCCCAATGCCGGTTGGCCCGAGGCGGCGATGGCCGGGGCCCTTGGCATCCGGGTATCCGGGCCACGTGTCTATGACGCGCGTGTCGTCCAGGAGCCCTGGGTCAACGCGGGCGCACCCGACCCGGATGCCGAGGACATGGCGCGCGGCCTTGCCCTTTACCTGCGAGCGATGGTCTTGTGTGGCGCGGGCCTTGTGACGCTCGCTTGGATCGGGGGCTGA